In Blastopirellula sediminis, the following proteins share a genomic window:
- a CDS encoding 1,2-dihydroxy-3-keto-5-methylthiopentene dioxygenase has protein sequence MASITIHDENRRITDPQEIRQYLEPHGIWYEKWEVEGRIGAEATSEEILTAYAPEIERLKVQGGYVTADVINVNPETPNLDVLLAKFDKEHTHSEDEVRFTVKGKGVFHINPPEGPVFSVLVESGDLINVPANMKHWFTLCDEKTIRCIRLFEDPSGWTPHYIAAGVHENYSPLCWGPDYIPKSDDVDPVVKL, from the coding sequence ATGGCGAGCATTACCATCCACGACGAAAATCGTCGCATTACCGACCCGCAAGAGATCCGCCAATACCTGGAGCCGCACGGCATCTGGTACGAAAAGTGGGAAGTCGAAGGCCGGATCGGCGCCGAAGCGACCAGTGAAGAGATTCTGACCGCTTACGCGCCGGAGATCGAACGCCTGAAGGTCCAAGGGGGCTACGTCACCGCCGACGTGATCAACGTCAATCCGGAGACGCCGAACCTGGACGTGCTGCTCGCCAAGTTCGACAAAGAGCACACCCACAGCGAAGACGAAGTTCGCTTTACCGTCAAAGGAAAAGGCGTATTCCACATCAACCCGCCGGAAGGCCCGGTCTTTTCGGTCCTGGTCGAATCGGGCGACTTGATCAACGTCCCGGCCAACATGAAGCACTGGTTCACCCTGTGCGACGAAAAGACGATCCGCTGCATCCGCTTGTTTGAAGATCCGAGCGGCTGGACGCCTCACTACATCGCTGCAGGCGTCCACGAAAACTACTCGCCCCTGTGCTGGGGACCGGATTACATTCCGAAGTCTGACGACGTCGATCCGGTGGTGAAACTGTGA
- the mtnB gene encoding methylthioribulose 1-phosphate dehydratase yields the protein MENVSIGGASPGLPHPALAGQEAEIDALRETGTYFFQRGWSVGTSSNYSAVLQQNPLQLVLTASGMDKGRLTRADFVRVNDQGKQVDVDGAPTTDQPKSSAETLLHVVAAQQPGVGAILHTHSIWGTLLSDHFFDEGGFSIEGYEMLKGLAGVKTHEHTEWVPVFDNTQDIPVLAEQVAARLADQSQPPIHGYLIRRHGLYTWGADVAEARRHIEIYEFLFETLVRRMMLCGELRSAASAV from the coding sequence ATGGAAAACGTCTCCATTGGGGGCGCTTCGCCTGGCCTGCCCCACCCCGCTCTGGCTGGCCAAGAAGCGGAAATTGACGCCCTTCGCGAAACCGGCACCTACTTCTTTCAACGTGGTTGGTCGGTTGGAACCAGCAGCAACTACAGCGCTGTGCTGCAGCAGAACCCGCTGCAATTGGTGCTGACCGCCAGCGGCATGGACAAAGGGCGATTGACGCGTGCCGATTTCGTCCGGGTCAACGACCAGGGGAAACAGGTCGACGTCGACGGCGCCCCCACGACCGATCAGCCGAAATCGTCGGCCGAGACGTTGTTGCATGTGGTCGCCGCCCAGCAGCCGGGCGTCGGCGCCATTTTGCACACCCACTCGATCTGGGGCACGTTGCTGTCGGACCACTTCTTCGACGAAGGGGGCTTCTCGATCGAAGGGTACGAGATGCTCAAAGGTCTGGCCGGCGTCAAAACGCACGAACATACCGAATGGGTTCCGGTCTTCGACAACACGCAAGACATTCCCGTTTTGGCCGAACAGGTCGCCGCGCGATTGGCCGATCAATCGCAGCCGCCGATTCATGGCTATTTGATTCGACGTCACGGGCTCTACACCTGGGGCGCCGACGTCGCCGAGGCGCGACGCCACATCGAGATTTACGAGTTTCTGTTTGAAACCCTGGTCCGTCGCATGATGCTGTGCGGCGAACTGCGCAGCGCCGCTTCGGCCGTATAA
- the miaE gene encoding tRNA-(ms[2]io[6]A)-hydroxylase: MLHLQSTSSDRWFSQVSDNLDLLLIDHAHCEKKAAGVAMNMIFAYVEDEDLCRAMTEIVNEELEHFHMVLELLHERGIPFRRLKPSNYGEQLHALIRKNEPERAVDRLLVAGLIEARSCERFGMLRERLEDKTLASFYDQLFESEARHHSAYVRLAKHYADDKTVMDRLDELAKAEAEIIAVGDENPRMHS, translated from the coding sequence GTGCTTCATCTTCAATCGACCAGTTCCGACCGTTGGTTCTCTCAGGTCAGCGACAATCTCGATCTGCTGCTGATCGACCACGCGCACTGTGAAAAAAAGGCGGCCGGCGTCGCGATGAACATGATCTTCGCTTATGTCGAAGATGAAGATCTCTGCCGCGCGATGACCGAAATCGTCAACGAAGAGCTGGAGCACTTTCACATGGTGCTAGAGCTGCTCCATGAGCGGGGGATCCCGTTTCGCCGCTTGAAACCGAGCAACTACGGCGAACAGCTCCACGCGCTGATTCGGAAAAACGAGCCGGAACGTGCGGTCGATCGTCTGCTGGTCGCCGGGCTGATCGAAGCTCGTAGCTGCGAACGGTTCGGCATGCTGCGGGAGCGGCTGGAAGACAAAACGCTGGCCAGCTTCTACGACCAGCTGTTCGAGTCGGAAGCGCGTCACCACTCGGCTTACGTCCGCTTGGCCAAGCATTACGCCGATGACAAAACAGTGATGGACCGGCTTGACGAACTCGCGAAAGCGGAAGCGGAGATCATCGCCGTGGGGGATGAGAATCCCCGGATGCACAGCTAG
- the rnr gene encoding ribonuclease R: MELEQLEQTLLAHIQKSTYQPVKPKVIAKQLNVAEEDLKTLKRAIKRLLKKGHIVYGASHLIKRANADSGKTSKSIVGHFHRTAKGFGFVRPLGTPKSAEKTADIYVPAKRTADAATGDTVRIRLFKMRGSTGESKICGEVIEIVERETHRFVGTYSESHGYALVQVDGNVFTQPILVGDPGVKGARVDDKVVIEIVRFPSHFHDGEGVIVEVLGARGAPGVDLLSVMREYDLPQEFPEAALEVAREMADNFDESIGEGRRDITDETIITIDPFDARDFDDAISLTRLENGHWLLGVHIADVSHFVPEGSALDVEARNRATSIYLPDKVIPMLPEIISNNLASLQPDKVRYAKTARIEFTPDGARVHTEVFKSAIKSKRRFTYEEVDEYLEDRDAWKEKITPQVHKLLADMHELAMMLRERRFQRGSIELIMPELKLDLDKDGQVTGAHVEKNTESHQIIEEFMLSANEAVAEKLHDKELFFLRRVHDSPEPNKLEALTEFVRDVGIECDSLHSRFEIIRVLDKVKGLPEQAAVNYATLRSMKKAVYSPEEIGHYALASECYCHFTSPIRRYPDLTIHRMYNDLDAGKRPVQDYDAMMAEGEHCSEREQRAANSERDLVKIKLLNHLSQKIGMEMEAVITGVESFGLFVQGLQLPADGLIHIDSLQDDYYRYDRTTHSLVGNRGGNAYRLGDVLKVAIARVDLEKRELDFRLIEFESHAGSQNRRPPTSGRTASDDFSHGRGKPAKQKHGGKSHGGKGKSKKRKR, encoded by the coding sequence ATGGAACTGGAACAGCTGGAGCAGACGCTCCTAGCCCACATTCAAAAGTCGACTTACCAGCCGGTAAAACCGAAAGTCATCGCCAAACAGCTCAATGTGGCGGAAGAAGACCTCAAGACGCTCAAGCGTGCCATCAAGCGACTTCTCAAAAAAGGGCACATCGTTTACGGCGCAAGCCATCTGATCAAACGAGCCAACGCCGACAGCGGCAAAACGTCTAAGTCCATCGTTGGACATTTTCATCGCACCGCCAAAGGGTTCGGGTTCGTCCGACCGCTCGGAACGCCCAAGTCGGCCGAGAAAACCGCCGACATTTACGTTCCCGCGAAACGAACCGCCGACGCCGCAACCGGCGACACGGTCCGAATTCGCTTGTTCAAGATGCGCGGCTCGACCGGCGAATCGAAGATTTGCGGCGAAGTGATCGAGATCGTCGAACGCGAAACGCATCGCTTCGTCGGCACCTACAGCGAGTCGCATGGCTACGCCCTGGTCCAAGTCGACGGCAACGTCTTCACCCAACCGATCCTGGTCGGCGACCCCGGCGTCAAAGGCGCCCGCGTCGATGACAAAGTGGTGATCGAAATCGTCCGCTTCCCGTCGCACTTCCATGACGGCGAAGGGGTAATTGTTGAAGTGCTGGGAGCTCGTGGAGCCCCCGGCGTCGATCTGCTGTCGGTCATGCGCGAGTACGACCTGCCGCAGGAATTTCCGGAAGCGGCTTTGGAAGTCGCCCGTGAAATGGCGGACAACTTTGACGAGTCGATCGGCGAAGGTCGCCGCGACATCACCGACGAGACGATCATCACGATCGACCCGTTCGACGCTCGCGACTTTGACGACGCGATCAGTCTGACGCGGCTGGAAAATGGACACTGGCTGCTCGGCGTGCATATCGCCGACGTTTCGCATTTCGTGCCGGAAGGTTCGGCCCTCGACGTCGAAGCTCGTAATCGCGCGACCAGCATTTACTTGCCGGACAAAGTGATTCCGATGCTGCCGGAGATCATCTCGAACAACCTGGCCAGCTTGCAGCCTGACAAGGTGCGCTACGCCAAAACGGCCCGGATCGAGTTCACGCCGGATGGCGCTCGGGTCCATACCGAGGTCTTCAAAAGTGCGATCAAAAGCAAACGCCGCTTCACCTATGAAGAAGTGGACGAGTACCTGGAAGATCGCGACGCGTGGAAAGAAAAGATCACGCCGCAGGTCCACAAGCTGCTCGCCGATATGCACGAGTTGGCGATGATGCTCCGCGAACGTCGTTTCCAACGGGGTTCGATCGAACTGATCATGCCGGAGCTGAAGCTCGATCTCGACAAAGACGGTCAGGTGACCGGCGCCCACGTCGAAAAGAACACCGAGAGCCATCAGATCATTGAAGAGTTCATGTTGTCGGCCAACGAAGCGGTCGCCGAAAAGCTGCATGACAAAGAGCTCTTCTTCCTGCGGCGCGTGCATGATTCGCCGGAGCCGAACAAACTGGAAGCGCTCACCGAATTCGTTCGCGACGTCGGGATCGAGTGCGACAGTCTGCATAGCCGCTTCGAGATCATCCGCGTTCTGGACAAGGTAAAAGGCCTGCCGGAACAAGCGGCGGTCAACTACGCGACTCTGCGGAGCATGAAGAAAGCGGTCTATAGCCCCGAAGAGATCGGCCACTACGCGTTGGCGAGCGAATGCTACTGCCACTTCACGTCGCCGATTCGTCGCTATCCCGACCTGACGATCCATCGCATGTACAACGACCTGGACGCCGGCAAGCGTCCGGTGCAGGACTACGACGCGATGATGGCCGAGGGAGAGCATTGCTCGGAACGGGAACAACGGGCCGCCAACTCCGAACGGGACCTGGTGAAGATCAAACTGCTGAACCATCTGAGCCAGAAGATCGGCATGGAGATGGAAGCGGTCATCACCGGCGTCGAATCGTTCGGCTTGTTCGTGCAAGGGTTGCAGTTGCCAGCCGACGGGTTGATCCATATCGACTCGCTGCAGGACGACTACTACCGATACGATCGGACGACCCATTCGCTAGTCGGCAATCGCGGAGGAAACGCATACCGACTGGGCGATGTGCTGAAGGTTGCGATCGCTCGCGTTGATCTCGAGAAGCGGGAACTCGATTTCCGGTTGATCGAATTTGAATCGCACGCCGGCAGTCAAAATCGACGTCCACCGACTTCGGGGCGTACGGCCAGCGATGATTTCTCGCATGGACGCGGAAAGCCTGCCAAACAAAAGCACGGCGGCAAATCGCACGGCGGCAAAGGAAAGTCGAAGAAGCGGAAGCGGTAA